One window of Branchiostoma lanceolatum isolate klBraLanc5 chromosome 6, klBraLanc5.hap2, whole genome shotgun sequence genomic DNA carries:
- the LOC136436609 gene encoding AN1-type zinc finger protein 2A-like, translated as MRMRQRSSAHFKMAEFPDLGAHCSETFCKQLDFLPMKCDCCEKIFCKDHILYRQHKCESSYKKDVQVPVCPLCNAPIPVKRGELPDIRVGEHIDRDCKSDQAEQRRKIYTNRCNVKGCKQKELIPVVCDSCRKNFCLKHRHTTDHKCKGYQGAGRAVSNAGAAAILRNKGSNKPSSAARSSGTAASRPSNKPQQTMMAFTGRELDRERREREAQQRLQQTGGRQQTRANVGAAQALQAGLSEDEAMALALQQSLAEEQSKGQQKPMTQQEQDDLALAQALAASEQEALSQQQRGRQGNQDKSSCAVS; from the exons ACTTTCTTCCAATGAAATGTGACTGCTGTGAGAAGATTTTTTG TAAGGACCACATCCTGTATCGACAACACAAGTGTGAGTCTTCCTACAAGAAGGACGTCCAAGTGCCGGTGTGCCCCCTGTGTAACGCCCCCATCCCTGTGAAGAGAGGCGAGCTGCCTGACATCAGGGTGGGGGAGCACATCGACAGGGACTGTAAGTCTGACCAGGCAGAACAGAGGAGGAAGATCTACACCAACAGGTGTAATGTCAAGGGCTGTAAGCAGAAGGAG TTGATACCTGTAGTGTGTGATTCTTGTCGGAAGAACTTCTGTCTGAAGCACCGTCATACGACAGACCACAAGTGTAAAGGCTACCAGGGCGCTGGCAGGGCAGTCTCTAATGCTGG GGCTGCTGCCATTCTGAGAAATAAAGGGTCTAACAAACCCAGCAGTGCTGCCCGATCCTCTGGCACTGCAGCCTCCAGACCTTCCAACAAACCACAGCAGACAATGATGGCTTTCACTGGCAGGGAACTGGACAG GGAGAGAAGAGAGCGGGAAGCCCAGCAGAGGCTACAGCAGACTGGAGGTAGGCAGCAGACCAGGGCTAATGTAGGAGCAGCACAGGCCCTACAGGCTGGGCTATCTGAGGATGAAGCCATGGCTCTGGCCCTGCAGCAGTCACTAGCTGAGGAGCAGAGCAAAGGCCAACAGAAACC TATGACCCAGCAGGAGCAGGATGATCTAGCCTTGGCCCAGGCACTAGCGGCAAGTGAGCAAGAAGCCCTAAGTCAGCAGCAAAGGGGCAGACAGGGGAATCAAGACAAGAGCAGCTGTGCAGTGTCTTAA
- the LOC136436612 gene encoding small integral membrane protein 20-like isoform X2 — MSGTSMRRMVLGVGAFAAVVGGVMYPIFVAPLLHSQQYQNMQKQNRAGIKQEEIQPGGMVVWSNPFGEKDQKKDS, encoded by the exons ATGTCAGGCACCAGTATGCGGCGGATGGTGCTGGGGGTCGGGGCGTTTGCTGCTGTAGTTGGTGGAGTCATGTACCCAATCTTTGTAGCACCTCTCCTTCACTCACAACAGTACC AGAACATGCAGAAACAGAACAGAGCAGGTATAAAACAGGAAGAAATCCAACCAGGAG GAATGGTTGTGTGGAGTAACCCATTTGGGGAAAAGGACCAGAAGAAAGACAGCTGA
- the LOC136436612 gene encoding small integral membrane protein 20-like isoform X1 encodes MSTLNRDKLHTIMSGTSMRRMVLGVGAFAAVVGGVMYPIFVAPLLHSQQYQNMQKQNRAGIKQEEIQPGGMVVWSNPFGEKDQKKDS; translated from the exons ATTGCACACCATCATGTCAGGCACCAGTATGCGGCGGATGGTGCTGGGGGTCGGGGCGTTTGCTGCTGTAGTTGGTGGAGTCATGTACCCAATCTTTGTAGCACCTCTCCTTCACTCACAACAGTACC AGAACATGCAGAAACAGAACAGAGCAGGTATAAAACAGGAAGAAATCCAACCAGGAG GAATGGTTGTGTGGAGTAACCCATTTGGGGAAAAGGACCAGAAGAAAGACAGCTGA